In the Nitratiruptor sp. YY09-18 genome, GAGTGAGAGGAGGTGCAAAATCGTACTCTTGATATGGTGATAGAGCTTTTTGGTGATTTTGCGTAGTGTCAGCGTATATGTACCAATCTCCTCTGCATCTTTTTTTATCTGACTTGAAACAACTGCAAAAGATGCACCAATAGAGCCAAGCTTGTGACTTTCAACTGAGGAGTTGAGAGCAATGAGTGAGAGGCTATCGGTGATTTCAAATATCTTTTGGAATTTCTCTTCAAGTTCGCTCTCTAGATCAATAAAAAAGTAGAGACGGTTTTTGAGAGCACCATAAATATACTCCACAACTTTTGCCATGTCATAGATGTGATTGAGGCGGGGAATATTTGCAAGATGTTTCGGATCAATGGTGATCTGAAAATGTTTCTCTTTTGAGCGAAACTCTTCAAGCAAAGCTTCAATCATAAAATCTTCATAATTTACAAAGCCTTGCTCTTGGATCATTTGTGCTAGCACCTTTTTTGAGTCCTCAAGTCCTTCTTGCTCCTCGATTTTTTTGAGATTTTTGTAGAGTTTTTGTGCGATTGCAAAGAGTTTAGTAGTTGGTTTGATACGTACAGAGAGATAACCTCTCTTTTTGCCTTCATCAAAGATTGGAAATACTATAGCAAATACCCAGTAGTAGCTCCCATCTTTTGCCAGATTCTTCACGTAACCTGCAAAGGGCTTATTATGCTTTATAAAATCCCACAGATAGTAAAAGACAGCTTTAGGCATATCAGGATGGCGGATGATGTTGTGGGGTTTGCCTTTGAGTTCTTTATGGGAGTATTTAGCAATATCATAAAAGACTCTGTTTCCGTATATAATCTTGCTGGATAAATCTGTTTTGGAAAAGAAAACATCTTCTATGTTAAAGTGCGATTCGAGATCTATTGGATTTGGGCGCATCTTATTCCCTTGACTCTTTACATACAGTATCGAGCTTTTCCCAAAAAAATTGCATGATTTTGAGATAGTTTTTGAATCGAGAGCAGCTGATCTCTCCTCTCATGACTGCTTCTTGCACAGCACAGCCTGGCTCATTTGTATGGGTACAGTCAGAATATTTACACCTATAGCGCAAAAACTCTCGAAAGTAGCGGTGCACTTCTCGTTTATCCATAAAGTATGTGGCTTCTACTTTACTAAAACCGGGCGTATCGGCAATGAAAGAGTTTTTATCTGCAGGATAGAGTGTGACTGCAGTCGTAGTGTGGCGTCCCCGCCCAAGTTTTTCACTGACTTCTCCAATTTTGAGCTCGATACCCAAAAGCTTTGAGAGAAGTGTTGATTTTCCCGCACCACTGGGACCCGCTACTATCGTTATATTTCCTTGGATATAATGCTTGATCTTTTGGAGGTTTTCCTCTTGGAGAGCACTGAGTGTTACAACCTCATAGCCAATACTTTCATAAAGCTTTTTCCATCTATTTACCTCTTGCGGGTCTGCCAGGTCTACTTTATTGAAGATTATTACAGGTGTGATACCTATATATTCATAGACTGCCAAGAAATTATCTAAGAGGTAGCTATCAAAGTTGGGACTCTTCATAGCCATAACTACAAGGACACTATCTACATTGGCTACAGGAGGGCGCACCAAGAGGTTTTTGCGTGGAGCAATCTTTTCGATGACAAACTGCTCACCTACAATTTCTCCTTGTACATAGTCTCCGGCGTAGAGTTTGTGCTTTTTGATCTTTTTACGCAGGATAGAAGGGTAGGTAGCAAGAGAATCTAGGAGTGTAACCCTGCTCGCAGCAGCACTGCGATAGGTTACAAGACCTTTAACACTCATCTTTTAAGACTGCTCCGTGAGCAGCATTTGTCACAAGTGCTCTATATTGGCGCAGCCATCTTCCTTTGATATCTTTGACTTTTGGCTTGAAATTTTTGCGGCGCTCTTCAAGCTCTTCGTCGCTTAGCTTCACTTCCAGAGTATAAGTATCTACATTGATATAGATCTCATCGCCATCTTGCAAGAGTCCTATGACTCCACCTTCTGCTGCTTCTGGGCTCACGTGTCCAATACTTGCTCCTCTTGTAGCACCACTAAAGCGGCCATCGGTAATGAGAGCTACTTTGTCACCAAGATTCATACCGGCTATGAGGCTTGTGGGAGCGAGCATCTCCTGCATTCCAGGACCACCTTTTGGTCCTTCATAACGAATGACTACTACATGTCCAGGTTTTACTTTGCCTGCCAAAATACCGTCAATCGCCTCTTGTTGGCTATCGAAGCAGATAGCATGTCCTGTAAATTCTCGCATGTTTGGATCAATTCCGGCAGTTTTGACTACAGCACCTTCACGTGCAAGATTTCCAAAAAGAATCGCTAATCCCCCAACTTCACTATAAGGATTTTCTATTGGATGTATGACGGAAGTATCAATTACTTTGGCATCTTTGATACGATCGCCTATAGTACCACCCTCTATAACTGGATTATCGAGATAAAGGACTGTATCGCTGCGTTTGCTTGCTTCTTTCATAACTGCACTCACTCCGCCAGCTTTGTGAATATCTTCCATATGGACAGTTTGCAAACTTGGAGAGATTTTTGCGATATGTGCAACATGCTTGCTGATCTCGTTAAGTTTTGCTAGATCAAATTTTACACCTGCTTCATAAGCTATTGCCATCATATGGAGAATGGTATTGGTACTTCCACCCATTGCCATATCCACTACAAAGGCGTTATGGATAGCTTTTTCGTTGAGGATGTTGCGGATGCGATACTTATCGGTAAGTCGCTCGTCTTTGGCTATTTCGCAGATACGTCTCGCTGCTTGACGCAAAAGCTCCTCACGTTCTGGTGTGAGAGCAAGAATTGTACCGTTGCCTTTGAGAGCGATGCCCATAGCTTCCATAAGTGTATTCATGGAGTTTGCTGTAAACATACCTGAGCAGCTTCCTCCACTCGGACACGCTTCACACTCTATCTCATAGAGCTGCTCTTCACTCATCTCTCCTTGCGCTACTTGTCCAACTGCCTCAAATGCAGTTGCTAGATCTATTGGAGTACCATCTTTGAGATGTCCAGCTTTCATTGGTCCACCGCTGACAAATACAGTCGGGACATTGACTCTCAAGGCACCCATAATCATACCCGGAGTGATTTTGTCACAGTTGGGAATACAGATGAGTGCGTCAAGCTTGTGGGCATTCATGACAGTTTCTATAGAGTTTGCAATGATTTCACGGCTAGGCAGAGAGTAGAGCATCCCATCGTGCCCCATAGCTATCCCATCATCGACGCCGATTGTGTTAAATTCAAAAGGAACACATCCATTTTTGCGTATTTCATCTTTAATAATTTCGGCATATTTATTGAGAAAGAAGTGACCAGGAATAATTTCGATAAAAGAGTTTGCAACACCAATAAAGGGTTTGTCAAAATCTTCATCTTTGAGACCTACTGCACGAAGCAAGCTTCTGTGAGGAGCACGTTGGAACCCCTTTTTTATTTCATCGCTACGCATATTTTCTCCTGCATTGGTTTTTGTAATTATACCCTAGATATTTACAAAGCTTACTTTTTTGGTTATAATTTCATTCCAAGTTGCGCGGGAGTAGCTCAGAGGCTAGAGCACCTCCTTGCCAAGGAGGGGGTCGCGGGTTCGAATCCCGTCTCCCGCTCCATAAAAGAGAGATTTTTTCCCTACGATATTTTCGTAATGAAAATCAAAGCATAAATTTCTGTTAGCTAGGTTGATAATATAAAAACTTAGCCATTTCTAGCCCGGGTGGCGGAATTGGTAGACGCAAGGGACTTAAAATCCCTCGGAGGTTTTCTCCGTGCCGGTTCAAGTCCGGCCTCGGGCACCACTGCTCATTTATGGCGCCATAGCCAAGTGGCTAAGGCAGGAGCCTGCAAAGCTCTGATCCCCGGTTCGAATCCGGGTGGCGCCTCCACATGATAGCTACCTCTGGGGAGGTGGCGGAGCTGGTTGAACGCACCGGTCTTGAAAACCGGCGTAGGTGATGAGCCTACCGTGGGTTCGAATCCCACCCTCCCCGCCATATAATCAAAATATACCGATCAATCTGGAGAGATGGCCGAGTGGTTGAAGGCGCACGCCTGGAACGCGTGTAAGGGTTCACGCCCTTCGTGGGTTCGAATCCCACTCTCTCCGCCAGATTTTTATGGTATAATTGCTCCACCAAAGCGGAGCGTTGAGAGTAGATTGCTACTTTGAGCGCTCCGCTCAGACCCGTGCGACGGGCAGTTGCGGCAACGCTTCAGGGCGGGAACGCAGCAGAGCACCGCAGCTGTCCGGGCGCCGCGGGTATCTGGGCGGAGTCTATTTAGCTAAAAACTCTTCAATATTTTTGATAATCCCTTCAATAAGCTTCTTTCTAGCCTCTATACTTGTCCAAGCGATATGCGGTGTGATGAGAAGTCTCTCTTTGTTCTTTACTTGCAAAAGAGGAGAGTCTTGTGGAATGGGTTCTGTTGCGGTTACATCGAGACCAGCATAGATATTTTTGCTATCAATTGCATAAGCCAATGCATTTTCATCTATGATACCACCTCTTCCCAGATTGAGAAGTACTGCATTCTCTTGCAAAAGATCAAGCTCGTACTCTCCTATGAGATTTTTTGTCTTTGCATTGAGCGGGGCGTGAATGGAGATAATTTGAGAAGTGCGCACAAGCTCTTCAAGAGAGAGATGAGGATAGGGTGCGTGAAGATTCCGCCCACTTGTTGAGTAGTAGACCGCTTCTGCTCCAAAACTTGTTGCAACCTCTGCGACACGTCTACCTATAGTTCCAAGTCCAATAATTCCCCATCTTTTATCTTTGATCTCAAAAAATGGCCTGTCGATACAGGTAAAGAGCCCACTTTTACTCCATTTTCCACTTTTGACATACTCATCATAATAGCGTAGTTGCTCAATGAGGTAGAAAGCCATTGCAAAAGTATGCTGCACTACACTTTCAGTCGAATAGCCGGCTACGTTTTTGACTGCTATACCTTTTTTGGTGGCATAGTCGATATCGATATTGTTTATCCCCGTAGCTGCTACACAGATGAGTTTCAGATTTGGTGCTGCATCAATCGCATCTTTGTCGATAATGACTTTGTTTGTTATGATGATGTTTGCATCTTTTATTCTCTCAAATCGATCATTTGCTGCAGTGGTTTCATAGATTTTCAATTCACCAAAGCGTCCAAGTGCACTCAAATCCACATCACCCAGTGTTTTTGCATCAAGAACTACTATCTTCATTGCAGCTATACTCCCATGAGTGTGATATAGACTTTGCGGTTACCTGCAAAATCGCGATGCTCACATAGATAGATTCCCTGCCACGTGCCAAAAACAAATTGTCCATTATTGATAGGAATGACCAAAAAGTTACCGTAGAGGCTACTTTTGATATGGGCTGGCATATCTTCACTGCCTTCGAGTGTATGAGTATAGTATGGTTCATTTTCAGGTACCAAGCGATCGGTAAAGGCCAAAAAATCGTGGCGTACGCTAGGGTCTGCATTTTCATTGATTGTGAGACTTGCACTCGTATGCATCAAAAAAAGATGTGCAGTCCCCGCCTCAAATTCACGCAGTTCAGGAAGATGCTCTAATATCTCATGAGTAATGAGATGAAAACCTCTTGGTTTTGCTTTGAGCGTGACCAATTTTTGGACTATTTTCATGTGAAAAACCTTTTAAGTTTTGCAAAAAAGCCACACTGTTGCTGCTCTTGTTCATTGAGTTTTTCTGGGCTGCTTTCTATTGCTTCATTATAATCAAGATCACGTATTTTTTGCACAAGTTCTTTAGCCTTTTCAAGTGCCACTTTTGGCTCTCCCCCTACCAGTATCACTGCCATACGACGGCCTGGATGGGACTCAGGCTTGCCAAAGAGGCGCAAGAAACTATCTTTTCCAAAGAGTGTCGGATCGATCTCAAAGACCGGATTGAAACTTTCACTTTTTGCTTTATATGCTGCGCTTGCACCTCCTATGAGCTGTTTGAATCCAAGAGGAAGACCAAGGACTGCCCGGACATGCAAAGCAAATTCGCTCTGTGTCTGTGTGATGAGAGTCACTAAGCCTGTATCATGGGGTCTTGGAGAGACTTCGCTGAAATAGACTTCGTTTCCTTTGATAAAGAGTTCAACTCCAAATATCCCTCTGCCTCCAAGACCATCAGTAATGGTTTTGGCTATCTCTTGGGCCTTTTGTTTGACCTCTTTACTCATCTCCATAGGTTGCCAGCTAAAAATGTAGTCTCCATCTTGTTGAATATGTCCTATTGGTTCGCAAAAGACAGTTTCAGTTTCTGTACGTGCAGTAAGGAGTGTGATTTCGTAGTCGAAGTGAATGAACTCTTCTACAATCAATTCGCTTGCATCACCTCTTGCCTCTTTTGCAATCTCCCAAGACTTAGCAAGATCTGCTTCACTTTTTGCAATGCTTTGTCCATGCCCGGAAGAGCTCATGACTGGTTTGATTACACAGGGAAAACCGAGTTCTTTAGCGGCAGCTTCAAGCTCTTCGAGACTCTTGACAAATCGGTATGCACTGGTTTTAAGACCCAACTTTTCAGCTGCAAATTTACGGATATTTTTACGGTTCATTGTTTTGTTGACAGCTTCTGCGTTAGGGATGACTTTGAATCCTAGATTCTCCGCTGCAAAGAGAGCATCGATATTGATTGCTTCAATTTCTGGAAGGATGTATGTAGGTTTTTCACGAAGAATTACTTCTAAAACTTGTGCTTTATCTTTCATATCTATAACGTAGCTGCGATGTGCTACTTGATGTGCTGGTGCATTTGGATAGCGATCAACTGCCACCACTTCTATACCAAGGCGTTGTGCCTCGATAGCCACCTCTTTTCCTAACTCACCGCTTCCTAAAAGCAAGAACTTGATAGAGTTGTGTTTGAGGGGAGTTGTAAGTTGCATGGGACTCCTTTTTTTCATAAATTATAACCTTTTTTGTTTTGTGTTGGTAAAGGTAGAGGTATTGGGATGAAGTTTTTGTTCTTTTTATCACGCAAAATATCTTGTACCGATTTTTTAAGTGGAAAGGAGGTAATAATTTTCCCATCATCGCATGCAATTACCACCCAACTACCTTGTATATAGATAATTTTATCCTTTGTAGAAGGAGTTGTACTTTTGAGATAGTAGATAGTCTGGGGATGTGAGAGTGTTGTGATAGTTTTTGCGAAATAGTCGAAACGGTTTTTGATATCTTTGTGCTTGAGCCGTTTTTTGAGGTGTTTGAGATAGTCTTTAGGTGTTATCCAAAGACGTACGAAGCTGTTTTGATTGACTTTTTTGACCTTTTGTAAGATATCTTTATGCACACTGTTGAAGCGACGAAATATCTGTAGATAGTTTTTT is a window encoding:
- the rsgA gene encoding ribosome small subunit-dependent GTPase A translates to MSVKGLVTYRSAAASRVTLLDSLATYPSILRKKIKKHKLYAGDYVQGEIVGEQFVIEKIAPRKNLLVRPPVANVDSVLVVMAMKSPNFDSYLLDNFLAVYEYIGITPVIIFNKVDLADPQEVNRWKKLYESIGYEVVTLSALQEENLQKIKHYIQGNITIVAGPSGAGKSTLLSKLLGIELKIGEVSEKLGRGRHTTTAVTLYPADKNSFIADTPGFSKVEATYFMDKREVHRYFREFLRYRCKYSDCTHTNEPGCAVQEAVMRGEISCSRFKNYLKIMQFFWEKLDTVCKESRE
- the purT gene encoding formate-dependent phosphoribosylglycinamide formyltransferase, with translation MQLTTPLKHNSIKFLLLGSGELGKEVAIEAQRLGIEVVAVDRYPNAPAHQVAHRSYVIDMKDKAQVLEVILREKPTYILPEIEAINIDALFAAENLGFKVIPNAEAVNKTMNRKNIRKFAAEKLGLKTSAYRFVKSLEELEAAAKELGFPCVIKPVMSSSGHGQSIAKSEADLAKSWEIAKEARGDASELIVEEFIHFDYEITLLTARTETETVFCEPIGHIQQDGDYIFSWQPMEMSKEVKQKAQEIAKTITDGLGGRGIFGVELFIKGNEVYFSEVSPRPHDTGLVTLITQTQSEFALHVRAVLGLPLGFKQLIGGASAAYKAKSESFNPVFEIDPTLFGKDSFLRLFGKPESHPGRRMAVILVGGEPKVALEKAKELVQKIRDLDYNEAIESSPEKLNEQEQQQCGFFAKLKRFFT
- a CDS encoding D-2-hydroxyacid dehydrogenase; protein product: MKIVVLDAKTLGDVDLSALGRFGELKIYETTAANDRFERIKDANIIITNKVIIDKDAIDAAPNLKLICVAATGINNIDIDYATKKGIAVKNVAGYSTESVVQHTFAMAFYLIEQLRYYDEYVKSGKWSKSGLFTCIDRPFFEIKDKRWGIIGLGTIGRRVAEVATSFGAEAVYYSTSGRNLHAPYPHLSLEELVRTSQIISIHAPLNAKTKNLIGEYELDLLQENAVLLNLGRGGIIDENALAYAIDSKNIYAGLDVTATEPIPQDSPLLQVKNKERLLITPHIAWTSIEARKKLIEGIIKNIEEFLAK
- the ilvD gene encoding dihydroxy-acid dehydratase: MRSDEIKKGFQRAPHRSLLRAVGLKDEDFDKPFIGVANSFIEIIPGHFFLNKYAEIIKDEIRKNGCVPFEFNTIGVDDGIAMGHDGMLYSLPSREIIANSIETVMNAHKLDALICIPNCDKITPGMIMGALRVNVPTVFVSGGPMKAGHLKDGTPIDLATAFEAVGQVAQGEMSEEQLYEIECEACPSGGSCSGMFTANSMNTLMEAMGIALKGNGTILALTPEREELLRQAARRICEIAKDERLTDKYRIRNILNEKAIHNAFVVDMAMGGSTNTILHMMAIAYEAGVKFDLAKLNEISKHVAHIAKISPSLQTVHMEDIHKAGGVSAVMKEASKRSDTVLYLDNPVIEGGTIGDRIKDAKVIDTSVIHPIENPYSEVGGLAILFGNLAREGAVVKTAGIDPNMREFTGHAICFDSQQEAIDGILAGKVKPGHVVVIRYEGPKGGPGMQEMLAPTSLIAGMNLGDKVALITDGRFSGATRGASIGHVSPEAAEGGVIGLLQDGDEIYINVDTYTLEVKLSDEELEERRKNFKPKVKDIKGRWLRQYRALVTNAAHGAVLKDEC
- a CDS encoding secondary thiamine-phosphate synthase enzyme YjbQ, encoding MKIVQKLVTLKAKPRGFHLITHEILEHLPELREFEAGTAHLFLMHTSASLTINENADPSVRHDFLAFTDRLVPENEPYYTHTLEGSEDMPAHIKSSLYGNFLVIPINNGQFVFGTWQGIYLCEHRDFAGNRKVYITLMGV
- a CDS encoding PAS domain-containing methyl-accepting chemotaxis protein — protein: MRPNPIDLESHFNIEDVFFSKTDLSSKIIYGNRVFYDIAKYSHKELKGKPHNIIRHPDMPKAVFYYLWDFIKHNKPFAGYVKNLAKDGSYYWVFAIVFPIFDEGKKRGYLSVRIKPTTKLFAIAQKLYKNLKKIEEQEGLEDSKKVLAQMIQEQGFVNYEDFMIEALLEEFRSKEKHFQITIDPKHLANIPRLNHIYDMAKVVEYIYGALKNRLYFFIDLESELEEKFQKIFEITDSLSLIALNSSVESHKLGSIGASFAVVSSQIKKDAEEIGTYTLTLRKITKKLYHHIKSTILHLLSLNIEIFAILYYLKETIDYQSCSEGECIDKLEDFVKVLKASTQEVSTQSNILKEHIEETLHIVNKIQRLIKELHYIQINGLIEASKLEDIKFNIIFQQVQNLVESTTKTLEELSPSIKTAHKYSTDIAKNVKEVDFYLQHLL